A section of the Cydia splendana chromosome 1, ilCydSple1.2, whole genome shotgun sequence genome encodes:
- the LOC134790441 gene encoding histone acetyltransferase type B catalytic subunit: MTDALCHLVVDGNEVLELKLVRSPDDIEDEETSFAPEMCHQVFGENENIFGYTDLRIRLYYTAGSLQTYVGIEYSEKIEPSISEGMKADDVEGAMKKILAPGYTTNLDQFVSLLEKDKAFRPMGKMLHSFTATPHDGGDKHTFEVYFCDTTTPGFLAFHERLQTFLLWYVDAASFIDVDDDQWTFFTVFEKYPTSEGGYAYAAAGYATVYRYYAYPAHARPRVSQVLTLPPFRKLGVCANLLTAIYSHFVILPEVIDMTVEDPSEDFQRIRDYVDCKNCETLPAFYPAKLYQGFSPEMVSQACAKFKINKKQVRRVYEILRLRATNTSDKAQYLQYRLDVKNRLNAPFQKKKLEMKKLEKVLKPEEYAATLSSLGVNETQGRLASQYLALEADYRRVLHRLDHD; this comes from the exons ATGACTGATGCTTTGTGCCATTTGGTTGTGGACGGCAACGAGGTATTGGAACTAAAATTAG TGAGGTCTCCAGACGATATTGAGGATGAAGAAACCAGTTTTGCTCCAGAGATGTGCCACCAAGTGTTTGGCGAAAACGAAAATATTTTCGGCTACACAGACTTGCGTATACGGCTCTATTACACTGCTGGGAGTCTTCAAACATATGTCGGAATTGAATACTCTGAAAAG ATTGAGCCCAGTATTTCTGAAGGCATGAAAGCTGATGATGTAGAAGGAGCTATGAAAAAAATCTTGGCACCTGGTTATACAACAAATTTGGACCAGTTTGTCTCACTGTTAGAAAAGGACAAAGCATTCAGGCCAATGGGAAAAATGCTACATTCCTTTACAGCCACTCCCC ATGACGGGGGAGACAAACATACATTTGAAGTGTACTTCTGTGACACAACCACGCCAGGCTTCCTCGCCTTCCATGAGCGGCTGCAGACATTCCTGCTGTGGTATGTGGATGCTGCCTCCTTCATTGATGTGGATGATGACCAGTGGACCTTCTTTACAGT TTTCGAGAAGTACCCTACGAGCGAGGGCGGGTACGCGTACGCGGCGGCGGGGTACGCGACGGTGTACCGCTACTACGCGTACCCCGCGCACGCGCGCCCGCGCGTGTCGCAGGTGCTCACGCTGCCGCCCTTCCGCAAGCTCGGCGTCTGCGCCAACCTGCTTACG GCCATCTATTCACACTTCGTAATACTTCCAGAAGTAATTGATATGACTGTAGAAGATCCGTCAGAAGATTTCCAGAGAATCAGAGATTATGTAGATTGCAAAAACTGTGAAACACTGCCAGCATTTTATCCAGCAAAGCTTTATCAAGG gttttCGCCTGAGATGGTGTCGCAGGCGTGCGCCAAGTTCAAGATCAACAAGAAGCAGGTGCGGCGCGTGTACGAGATCCTGCGCCTGCGCGCCACCAACACGTCCGACAAGGCGCAGTACCTGCAGTACCGGCTCGACGTCAAGAACAGGCTCAATGCTCCCTTCCAG AAAAAGAAATTAGAAATGAAGAAGCTGGAGAAAGTGCTGAAACCGGAAGAGTACGCGGCGACGCTGAGCTCGCTGGGCGTGAACGAGACGCAGGGCCGCCTCGCCAGCCAGTACCTCGCGCTGGAGGCCGACTACCGCCGCGTGCTGCACCGCCTCGACCACGACTAA
- the LOC134795645 gene encoding E3 ubiquitin-protein ligase Kcmf1, with protein MNRHEGVSCDSCLKNNFRGRRYKCLICIDYDLCAACYESGATTNQHTTEHPMQCILSRSDFDLYYGGEALALEQPQAYTCPFCNRMGFTDTALMEHVTAEHADTTLAVVCPVCASMPGGEPNFVTDDFAGHLTLEHRTGPRDLISFLDEPSGIRHGGVRRMPHAGRGVSRARRTNMHFSTSGGLSSLSPSSRDAVVDPIAELLSQLSGVRRGAGQPGTPSQLQQLQMQLQLERQQATAARQQLERLPRRPAAAAAAPPPQPQPAAAPPPVADPDHSQYLLSGFLGATTGVMGAEAETRAALLRGLVLASLGPPAPPAPPQPPQPPQPRPPALPEPQPQPQPQPALPLPRTKPQPRTKEAAARAHAVARQLPEGR; from the exons ATGAATCGCCATGAAG GAGTCAGCTGTGATTCTTGTTTGAAAAATAACTTCAGAGGACGACGGTACAAATGTTTAATATGCATCGATTACGACTTGTGCGCTGCCTGTTATGAGAGTGGCGCTACCACAAACCAACACACAACAGAGCACCCCATGCAATGTATTCTTTCCAGAAGTGACTTTG ATCTGTACTATGGCGGCGAGGCCCTCGCCCTGGAGCAGCCGCAAGCCTACACGTGTCCGTTCTGCAACCGCATGGGATTCACAGACACTGCACTAATGGAGCACGTCACAGCCGAGCACGCAGATACTACACTTGCC GTGGTTTGTCCAGTATGCGCTTCAATGCCAGGCGGAGAACCTAATTTCGTGACAGATGACTTTGCCGGTCATCTCACCCTTGAACATCGAACTGGCCCTAGAGATCTCATCTCATTTTTA GACGAGCCGAGCGGCATCCGGCACGGCGGCGTCCGGCGCATGCCGCACGCCGGCCGCGGCGTCAGCCGCGCCAGGCGGACCAACATGCACTTCAG CACCAGCGGCGGGCTGTCGTCGCTGTCGCCGTCGTCGCGCGACGCGGTGGTGGACCCCATCGCGGAGCTGCTGTCGCAGCTGTCCGGCGTGCGGCGCGGCGCCGGCCAGCCCGGCACGCCCAGCCAGCTGCAGCAGCTCCAGATGCAGCTGCAGCTCGAGCGACAGCAGGCCACG GCGGCGCGGCAGCAGCTGGAGCGCCTGCCGCgccggcccgccgccgccgccgccgcgccgccgccgcagccccagcccgccgccgcgccgccgcccgtcGCCGACCCCGACCACTCCCAGTACCTGCTCTCCGGCTTCCTAG GAGCGACGACAGGCGTGATGGGCGCGGAGGCGGAGACGCGCGCGGCGCTGCTGCGCGGGCTGGTGCTGGCGTCGCTCgggccgcccgcgccgcccgcgccgccccaGCCGCCCCAGCCGCCCCAGCCCCGGCCGCCCGCCCTGCCCGAGCCCCAGCCCCAGCCGCAGCCGCAGCCCGCGCTGCCGCTGCCGCGCACCAAGCCGCAGCCGCGCACCAAG gaggcggcggcgcgcgcgcacgcCGTGGCGCGGCAGCTGCCGGAGGGCAGGTAG
- the LOC134790457 gene encoding S-adenosylmethionine sensor upstream of mTORC1 — protein sequence MKCALIIDFLTKPDQPLVFIAMATKEHKHLANIIKEVHASLRKSSLEVGPENAWREHCKNKNILCKYAESMQKLATSHWEENCASEHSEATSRIKWTADLAHSYFMQKNYLSHRFKECEIAVKMNTEITLQENFSEPLKLIDVGSCYNPFKKYNFFDVLAVDLCPANASVYECDFLEVPCGASLRQTSNKIQQLPSHHFDIVTFCFLLEYIPSSPLRIKACIKAYDILKPGGILVINTPDSKHVGANGKLMKNWRYTLACIGFSRIKYEKFKHMHCMAFRKSLSKDVAVRWATVHKDANVEFTLHIPQDFTKIQESQSHPGNLHRKTTVAAEDFNELPFKDLE from the coding sequence ATGAAATGTGCGCTTATCATTGATTTTTTGACTAAACCAGATCAGCCATTGGTATTCATAGCAATGGCCACTAAAGAGCATAAACATTTggcaaatataattaaagaagtTCACGCTTCTCTTAGAAAATCATCTCTGGAAGTAGGCCCCGAAAACGCGTGGCGTGAACATTGTAAAAATAAGAATATACTTTGTAAATATGCAGAGTCTATGCAGAAATTAGCTACAAGTCATTGGGAAGAAAATTGTGCAAGTGAACACAGTGAAGCAACATCAAGAATTAAGTGGACGGCAGATTTGGCTCATTCCTACtttatgcaaaaaaattaccttTCACATAGATTTAAAGAATGTGAAATAGCTGTGAAAATGAATACTGAAATCACTTTGCAAGAGAATTTCTCTGAGCCCCTAAAACTTATTGATGTAGGCAGCTGCTACAACCCATTTAAgaagtataatttttttgatgTTTTAGCTGTGGATTTATGTCCAGCAAATGCATCTGTCTATGAATGTGACTTCTTAGAGGTGCCATGTGGTGCTTCTTTAAGGCAAACATCAAATAAAATTCAACAGTTGCCATCACATCATTTTGATATTGTaacattttgttttcttttagaATATATCCCTAGTTCTCCTCTTAGAATTAAGGCCTGTATAAAAGCCTATGATATTTTAAAACCAGGTGGAATACTGGTAATTAACACTCCAGATTCAAAACATGTTGGTGCTAATGGCAAACTGATGAAGAATTGGCGTTATACATTAGCATGTATTGGGTTCTCCAgaattaagtatgaaaaatttAAGCATATGCATTGCATGGCATTCAGAAAAAGTCTAAGTAAAGATGTGGCTGTTCGCTGGGCAACTGTTCACAAAGATGCTAACGTGGAATTTACTCTGCACATACCTCAagattttactaaaatacaagAGAGTCAATCACACCCAGGAAATTTACACCGGAAAACAACTGTGGCTGCTGAAGACTTCAATGAATTACCATTTAAGGACCTTGAATGA